From Mya arenaria isolate MELC-2E11 chromosome 12, ASM2691426v1, the proteins below share one genomic window:
- the LOC128211409 gene encoding tyramine receptor 1-like isoform X1 — protein sequence MESAAPVHVIGLNGVQSVNINATNLTDYMSFNFTETTVTNATNVTNASGDEPENAYKVWQQALISIALGIIIIGTIIGNSLVCIAVAIVKRLQSPSNLLIVSLAVSDLLVAALVMPFAAVYELLGYEYWPFNDGLCDFFTSSDVIMCTASILNLCMISIDRYFVITRPFQYAIKRTPARMAIMIAAVWSLSVLISIPPMFGWKDDRPPGTCFISQKIGYQIYATVGAFYMPLIVMIVIYFRIWLVSSRIMKQEKHSKLGSIDRGNEVINLSHKSSRSSGASDHLHIPNGTLKNGFGDHDDATAEMLPPKQPALAKRRFTLKSLISRNTTKNSSSRERKATKTLGIIMGGFTLCWLPFFIVAVIRPFVGENTIPFQLISCLTWLGYCNSFMNPIIYARFNREFRTPFREILCFRCRGINLRLRSESYVEQYGPDQVYHRERDRDSLRPPRDSVVRYNSHGHTHVHVGNGNNRLGETKI from the coding sequence ATGGAATCAGCGGCTCCGGTGCATGTTATTGGATTAAACGGTGTTCAATCTGTCAATATAAATGCAACAAACCTAACGGATTATATGAGCTTTAATTTCACAGAAACAACGGTTACTAACGCAACTAACGTCACGAATGCGTCAGGTGATGAACCGGAAAATGCGTACAAAGTTTGGCAACAAGCGCTTATATCTATAGCGCTAGGAATTATTATAATTGGAACTATAATCGGTAATTCGTTAGTATGCATAGCAGTTGCGATTGTTAAACGTTTACAATCGCCGTCAAATTTGTTGATTGTGTCGCTGGCTGTGTCAGACCTTCTTGTTGCCGCGTTGGTTATGCCATTTGCGGCTGTCTATGAATTATTGGGATATGAATACTGGCCGTTTAATGACGGATTGTGTGATTTCTTTACATCATCTGACGTGATCATGTGTACGGCATCCATTCTGAATCTGTGTATGATCAGTATAGATAGATATTTTGTCATTACACGACCATTTCAATATGCTATTAAAAGAACTCCTGCTCGCATGGCAATAATGATCGCAGCTGTTTGGTCTCTCTCAGTTCTTATATCAATACCACCTATGTTTGGTTGGAAAGATGATCGCCCACCTGGAACgtgttttatcagtcaaaaaatTGGATACCAAATCTATGCAACTGTTGGAGCCTTCTATATGCCTCTGATAGTGATGATTGTCATTTACTTCCGTATATGGCTGGTCTCGTCACGCATCATGAAGCAGGAGAAACATTCAAAACTCGGGAGCATCGATCGTGGAAATGAAGTGATTAATCTGTCTCATAAATCATCACGTAGCAGCGGTGCAAGTGATCATTTGCATATTCCTAATGGTACGTTGAAAAACGGTTTCGGAGATCACGACGACGCGACAGCTGAAATGCTACCACCTAAACAACCGGCTTTGGCCAAAAGGCGGTTCACGTTGAAATCCTTAATTTCTAGAAATACCACCAAAAACTCTTCTTCTCGCGAGAGAAAAGCCACAAAAACTTTGGGAATTATTATGGGCGGTTTTACGCTTTGTTGGCTTCCGTTTTTCATCGTTGCTGTAATTCGCCCCTTTGTTGGCGAAAACACCATTCCGTTTCAACTTATCTCTTGCCTAACGTGGCTTGGATACTGTAACTCTTTTATGAATCCAATAATTTATGCGAGATTTAACCGAGAGTTCAGAACACCCTTTAGAGAAATTTTGTGCTTTAGGTGTCGGGGAATAAACTTGAGATTGCGAAGTGAAAGTTACGTGGAACAATATGGCCCGGACCAGGTTTACCACCGAGAGAGGGACAGGGATAGTTTAAGACCTCCACGGGACTCTGTAGTGCGCTATAACAGTCATGGCCACACCCATGTGCATGTTGGTAACGGCAACAATCGCCTAGGTGAAACCAAGATTTGA